Proteins co-encoded in one Chloroflexota bacterium genomic window:
- a CDS encoding type II toxin-antitoxin system HicA family toxin: MPKVRDAIRMVERDGWSHVATRGSHRQFRHPVKPGKVTIPGKPSDDVGPKLWASIMRQAGIEKERR, from the coding sequence ATGCCGAAGGTGCGGGACGCAATCCGGATGGTGGAGCGCGACGGCTGGAGCCACGTGGCCACGCGGGGGAGCCACCGACAGTTCCGACACCCGGTGAAGCCGGGCAAGGTCACGATTCCTGGCAAACCGAGCGACGACGTGGGGCCGAAGCTCTGGGCCAGTATCATGAGGCAGGCTGGCATCGAGAAAGAACGTCGATGA
- a CDS encoding type II toxin-antitoxin system HicB family antitoxin, with the protein MKLTYAVVFEQTPNNYAAYVPDVPGCVSTGKSWDEMLAMIREALVFHIEAILEDGEPLPEPRMSIDEAIASHSEPIADHVLDSYREFGEPAPTISTRFEMVEIEVSAPQAVQAG; encoded by the coding sequence ATGAAGCTCACGTACGCTGTCGTCTTCGAGCAGACGCCCAACAACTACGCCGCCTACGTGCCGGACGTCCCGGGCTGCGTCAGCACCGGCAAATCGTGGGACGAGATGCTCGCGATGATCCGCGAGGCGCTGGTGTTTCACATCGAGGCGATTCTGGAGGATGGCGAACCGCTCCCGGAGCCGAGGATGTCCATCGACGAGGCCATTGCGAGCCACAGCGAACCGATCGCCGATCACGTGCTCGACTCCTACCGGGAGTTCGGCGAGCCCGCCCCCACGATCTCGACCCGGTTTGAGATGGTTGAGATCGAGGTTTCCGCCCCGCAGGCCGTTCAGGCGGGCTGA
- the dnaG gene encoding DNA primase, translating into MASPVEDIKSRLNAAEVIGRDVRLQRSGRYLKGLCPFHQEKTPSFFVFGDRGTFRCFGCGEGGDLFTYVMRRDGSSFPDALRLLAGEAGVELRAQDRDPEADRQRRSTRAALDEAASLMHRLLRESPEATGTRAYLEERGVSEQMLTTFRLGYAPARGSPVTKHLRQLGTDAEALSATGLVRDDDGPPRDYFFNRLIFPISERRGAVIGFGARALGDATPKYLNSRESDTFRKGNHLYGFNLAADAIRREREAVLVEGYMDAIAAHQFGFMNTVASMGTALTHEQGRLLAGSGAQRIVLALDADTAGAAATRRGVDVLRDAGRDAADAEVDFRGLIRHEARLSIDVAVVELPSGEDPDSVIRADTTRWRALLEAAVPLADYYFRWALEEHDVSSIVGRRRAVADLTPVITEINEPAVRAHYYERLSHVSGVPVEELRRAAPRRQRRMGAAPAAASQPVDRVEEGLLELVLQAPPEAAGAVAGLNASNVSDPSLRYVIEALARSAGEPLSDSWESVLEGLDDQSREQVEAVHARVAGLPALEGEAFDSALQVTILRLRERRILEQLREVGAMDDGDAAAARSRELGAQKRSVEMAMRELSVLTHGPAP; encoded by the coding sequence GTGGCCTCGCCCGTTGAGGACATTAAATCCCGGCTCAATGCCGCCGAGGTCATTGGCCGCGACGTGCGGCTGCAGCGCTCGGGGCGGTACCTCAAGGGGCTGTGCCCGTTTCATCAAGAGAAGACGCCGTCATTCTTCGTCTTCGGCGATCGCGGCACGTTTCGCTGCTTCGGCTGCGGCGAGGGCGGCGACCTGTTCACCTACGTCATGCGGCGGGACGGCAGCAGCTTTCCCGACGCGCTGCGGCTGCTGGCCGGCGAGGCGGGGGTGGAGCTGCGCGCGCAGGACCGCGACCCCGAAGCCGACCGGCAACGGCGGAGCACTCGGGCCGCGCTGGATGAAGCGGCCAGCCTCATGCACCGGCTACTGCGCGAGTCGCCCGAGGCCACGGGGACGCGCGCCTATCTGGAGGAGCGCGGAGTATCCGAGCAGATGCTCACGACGTTCCGCCTGGGCTACGCGCCGGCGCGCGGCTCGCCGGTCACGAAGCACCTGCGCCAGCTGGGTACCGACGCGGAGGCGCTGAGCGCCACGGGCCTGGTCCGCGACGACGATGGACCGCCGCGCGACTACTTCTTCAACCGCTTGATCTTCCCGATCAGCGAGCGGCGCGGGGCGGTGATCGGGTTTGGCGCGCGGGCGCTGGGCGACGCAACGCCCAAGTACCTGAACTCACGGGAGAGCGACACCTTCCGCAAAGGCAACCATCTCTACGGCTTCAATCTGGCGGCGGACGCCATCCGGCGCGAGCGTGAGGCGGTGCTGGTGGAGGGCTACATGGACGCCATCGCGGCGCACCAGTTCGGATTCATGAACACCGTGGCATCCATGGGAACGGCACTGACCCACGAACAGGGTCGACTGCTCGCCGGATCGGGCGCGCAACGCATCGTCCTGGCGCTGGACGCCGACACCGCCGGAGCCGCCGCGACGCGCCGGGGCGTGGACGTGCTGCGCGACGCCGGTCGCGACGCTGCCGACGCGGAGGTGGACTTTCGCGGATTGATTCGACACGAGGCGCGGCTTTCGATCGATGTCGCCGTGGTCGAGCTGCCGTCGGGCGAAGACCCGGATTCCGTGATTCGTGCCGACACGACGCGCTGGCGCGCATTGCTCGAAGCGGCGGTGCCCCTGGCGGACTACTACTTCCGCTGGGCACTCGAAGAGCATGACGTGTCGTCGATCGTCGGGCGGCGTCGGGCGGTCGCCGACCTGACGCCGGTCATCACGGAGATCAACGAACCCGCCGTGCGAGCGCACTACTACGAGCGCCTCTCGCACGTATCCGGTGTGCCGGTCGAGGAGCTGCGCCGCGCGGCCCCGCGCCGTCAGCGCCGCATGGGCGCGGCTCCCGCAGCCGCCAGTCAGCCTGTCGACCGGGTGGAGGAAGGGTTGCTGGAACTGGTGCTCCAGGCGCCGCCCGAGGCGGCCGGCGCGGTCGCGGGACTGAACGCGTCGAACGTATCGGATCCGTCGCTGCGCTACGTGATCGAGGCCCTGGCGCGGAGTGCTGGAGAGCCCTTAAGCGACTCCTGGGAGTCAGTTCTCGAAGGACTCGATGACCAGTCGCGCGAGCAGGTGGAAGCCGTGCACGCCCGCGTGGCCGGTTTGCCAGCGCTCGAGGGCGAGGCGTTCGACAGCGCGCTGCAGGTCACGATACTGCGGCTGCGTGAGCGGCGCATCCTCGAACAGCTGCGAGAGGTCGGCGCGATGGACGACGGCGACGCCGCGGCCGCGCGCTCGCGCGAGTTGGGCGCGCAGAAGCGCAGCGTGGAGATGGCGATGCGCGAGCTGTCGGTCCTCACCCACGGACCGGCGCCATAG